A part of Nesterenkonia lutea genomic DNA contains:
- a CDS encoding helix-turn-helix domain-containing protein, producing the protein MTHSSASPSETPRPAHPSASALSRFSTTGAPVSDRITLWEEYNEQELFGLRCTTLSDRSIMATQVNLEMDRIRLAHIQGNEHVIERSASSIRSHPVDSVMLCLLLQGSAFLYHGDGCETLSAGDAVVYDANRPFMYGFASDMRQVIVEVPRELASPHSGQADQYRPKVLRIGDSAAATQAKLAAHSALMAFQQGENASPDAEEVLLDAFHLLTGSREQAGARAYLNLAQACINSRLTEELSVDRVAREVGISPRHLNRLFTEEGTTPGRFITTQRMNLAAQLLRDPARMDLSIAQIGARAGLPEPTQFSRAFKRHFGMSPREYRSTSD; encoded by the coding sequence GACCGGATCACGCTGTGGGAGGAGTACAACGAGCAGGAGCTGTTCGGCCTGCGGTGCACCACCCTCTCGGACCGCTCCATCATGGCGACGCAGGTCAATCTCGAGATGGACCGCATCCGGCTCGCCCACATCCAGGGCAATGAGCATGTGATCGAGCGCAGCGCCTCCAGCATCCGCAGCCACCCCGTGGATTCGGTCATGCTCTGCCTGCTGCTCCAGGGCAGCGCCTTTCTCTACCATGGTGACGGCTGCGAGACGCTCAGCGCAGGTGACGCAGTGGTCTACGACGCAAACCGTCCGTTCATGTACGGCTTCGCCTCTGACATGCGTCAAGTCATCGTCGAAGTTCCACGAGAACTGGCGAGCCCGCACTCTGGCCAGGCCGACCAGTACCGGCCCAAGGTCCTGCGCATCGGCGACTCCGCCGCCGCCACGCAGGCCAAGCTTGCCGCCCACTCGGCGCTGATGGCGTTCCAACAGGGCGAGAATGCGAGCCCCGACGCCGAAGAGGTTCTCCTGGACGCGTTCCACCTGCTGACCGGCAGTCGGGAGCAGGCCGGGGCGCGGGCCTATCTGAACCTGGCGCAGGCCTGCATCAACTCCCGGCTCACTGAGGAACTCAGCGTGGACCGCGTGGCGCGCGAGGTCGGAATCAGCCCCCGTCACCTGAACCGCCTCTTCACCGAGGAAGGCACGACGCCGGGACGCTTCATCACCACGCAGCGGATGAACCTCGCGGCGCAGCTGCTCCGCGATCCCGCGAGGATGGACCTCTCGATCGCGCAGATCGGCGCACGGGCGGGACTGCCTGAACCCACCCAGTTCAGTCGAGCCTTCAAGCGACACTTCGGAATGAGTCCCCGCGAGTACCGCAGCACTTCGGACTGA
- a CDS encoding benzaldehyde dehydrogenase, which translates to MSDAPTQNRLLEDARWDSTIYTGEWQTGGGELIPITEPATGASLGTAGSASPEDVTRSATSAAAAQKKWASWKPSERAAVMRRAGLLFEQHAQEIESWVIRETGAIPPKAGLETHVAAQECYEAAALCTTPHGEVLTSDEAHWSFARRRPAGVVSVISPFNFPLILSIRSVAPALGLGNAVLLKPDPRTTVSGGVSITRIFEEAGLPAGLLHLLPGGGDIGKALTEAPEVRIISFTGSTPAGRKVGETAGRLLKRAHLELGGNNALVVLPGADLDLAASAGAFGSFMHQGQICMTTGRHLVHESIKDEYVAKLAEKARNLPVGNPAEEGIAIGPIIDATQRDRIHSIVQDSVARGGTVEAGGEFSDLFYSPTVISGITPENPAWGEEIFGPVAPVLSFSTIEEAVEIINNNEYGLSVGVLGEVGEAMKVADLVESGKVHINEQTVGDEANAPFGGVGASGTGSRFGGATANIEAFTETQWLTMRSEIAPYPF; encoded by the coding sequence ATGTCCGACGCCCCCACCCAGAACCGCCTTCTTGAAGATGCCCGCTGGGACAGCACGATCTACACCGGTGAATGGCAGACCGGTGGCGGGGAGCTCATCCCGATCACCGAGCCCGCCACCGGAGCCAGCCTCGGCACCGCGGGCAGCGCCTCCCCGGAGGACGTGACCCGTTCCGCCACCTCCGCAGCCGCCGCGCAGAAGAAGTGGGCCTCCTGGAAGCCCTCCGAGCGCGCGGCGGTGATGCGCCGGGCTGGCCTGCTCTTCGAACAGCACGCCCAGGAAATCGAGTCCTGGGTGATCCGGGAGACCGGAGCCATTCCGCCCAAAGCCGGTCTGGAGACGCACGTCGCCGCCCAGGAGTGCTACGAGGCCGCGGCCCTGTGCACCACGCCCCACGGCGAGGTGCTCACCTCGGATGAGGCGCACTGGTCCTTCGCGCGACGCCGCCCGGCGGGCGTCGTCTCCGTGATCTCGCCGTTCAACTTCCCGCTGATCCTCTCCATCCGCTCCGTGGCCCCCGCGCTGGGCCTGGGCAACGCGGTGCTGCTGAAGCCGGATCCACGCACCACGGTCTCCGGCGGCGTCTCCATCACCCGCATCTTTGAGGAGGCCGGGCTCCCCGCCGGCCTGCTGCACCTGCTCCCCGGCGGCGGTGACATCGGCAAGGCCCTCACCGAGGCGCCCGAGGTGCGGATCATCTCCTTCACCGGCTCCACGCCGGCAGGCCGCAAGGTCGGTGAGACCGCGGGTCGCCTGCTCAAGCGGGCCCACCTGGAGCTCGGCGGCAACAACGCGCTGGTCGTGCTGCCTGGTGCAGATCTGGATCTTGCGGCCTCGGCGGGCGCCTTCGGATCCTTCATGCACCAGGGGCAGATCTGCATGACCACCGGACGCCACCTGGTCCACGAGTCCATCAAGGACGAATACGTCGCCAAGCTCGCCGAGAAGGCCAGGAACCTTCCGGTGGGCAACCCGGCGGAAGAGGGCATCGCGATCGGCCCGATCATCGACGCGACCCAGCGCGACCGCATCCACTCGATCGTCCAGGACTCCGTGGCCCGGGGCGGCACAGTGGAGGCTGGCGGAGAGTTCAGCGACCTCTTCTACTCCCCCACGGTGATCTCCGGGATCACCCCGGAGAACCCCGCCTGGGGCGAGGAGATCTTCGGGCCGGTGGCTCCGGTGCTGTCCTTCTCAACTATCGAGGAGGCCGTGGAGATCATCAACAACAACGAATACGGACTCTCCGTGGGCGTGCTCGGCGAGGTGGGCGAGGCCATGAAGGTGGCTGACCTGGTCGAATCCGGGAAGGTCCACATCAATGAGCAGACCGTGGGCGACGAGGCCAACGCACCCTTCGGCGGAGTCGGCGCCTCAGGCACCGGTTCGCGCTTCGGCGGCGCGACCGCGAACATCGAGGCGTTCACCGAGACCCAGTGGCTGACCATGCGCTCGGAGATCGCGCCCTACCCGTTCTAG
- a CDS encoding TIGR03085 family metal-binding protein, whose product MTSTASEQRQALAAALRSVPADAPTLCEGWAAEDLALHIVIRDSRPDLLVGPNLPLVGDWANNALQNLRNAGYTALVKRAEAGPPIFFPQNFPPLNDMMNTAEFYIHTEDVLRAQPDFDPQNPRPISEKLRNRLWKQGALMFPMAARGAKQRITFASPGYGTTTSGPASAPQRRITGAPEELLLWAFGREEKAQVEITEL is encoded by the coding sequence ATGACCTCAACAGCTTCCGAGCAACGTCAAGCCCTGGCCGCTGCCCTGCGCAGCGTGCCCGCCGACGCGCCGACACTCTGCGAGGGTTGGGCGGCCGAGGACCTCGCGCTGCACATCGTGATCCGCGACTCCCGTCCGGACCTGCTGGTGGGCCCGAACCTCCCGCTGGTGGGGGACTGGGCGAACAACGCGCTGCAGAACTTGCGCAACGCCGGGTACACGGCGCTGGTCAAGCGGGCGGAGGCCGGGCCGCCGATCTTCTTCCCGCAGAACTTCCCGCCGCTGAACGACATGATGAACACCGCCGAGTTCTACATCCACACCGAGGATGTGCTGCGCGCCCAGCCCGACTTCGATCCGCAGAACCCGCGACCCATCTCGGAGAAGCTGCGCAACCGCCTCTGGAAGCAGGGCGCTCTCATGTTCCCCATGGCCGCCCGCGGCGCGAAGCAGCGGATCACCTTCGCCAGCCCCGGCTACGGGACGACGACGAGCGGTCCGGCCTCAGCCCCGCAGCGCAGGATCACCGGCGCGCCCGAGGAGCTGCTGCTCTGGGCCTTCGGCCGTGAGGAGAAGGCCCAGGTCGAGATCACCGAGCTCTGA
- a CDS encoding TspO/MBR family protein, translated as MSQRHHSAASRNSPAGNGSVSSPDSTVKQIIALILFVGIPQAVGFLGSLLTAGQTDGWYADADKAAWTPPDAVFGPVWTVLYLLMGVGAWLVWRRRHGVNATPALALFVGQLVLNSIWSPLFFGGYPIFGTAALWAAMVLIAVLIIAIALTIWRFWPISRVGALLLTPYLAWTLYASTLNFYIALMN; from the coding sequence ATGAGCCAGCGTCACCACTCAGCCGCCAGCCGGAATTCCCCAGCTGGCAACGGCTCCGTGTCGAGCCCAGACTCCACGGTCAAGCAGATCATCGCGCTGATCCTCTTCGTGGGGATCCCCCAGGCCGTCGGCTTCCTCGGAAGCCTGCTCACTGCGGGTCAGACCGACGGCTGGTACGCCGACGCGGACAAAGCTGCATGGACCCCGCCGGACGCCGTCTTCGGTCCGGTCTGGACCGTGCTGTATCTGCTCATGGGGGTGGGCGCCTGGCTCGTCTGGCGCCGACGCCACGGGGTCAACGCGACACCTGCCCTGGCCCTCTTCGTGGGTCAGCTGGTGCTCAACAGCATCTGGTCACCGCTCTTCTTCGGCGGCTACCCGATCTTCGGCACCGCCGCGCTCTGGGCGGCGATGGTGCTGATCGCGGTGCTGATCATCGCGATCGCACTGACGATCTGGCGATTCTGGCCGATCTCCCGGGTGGGCGCACTGCTGCTCACGCCATACCTGGCGTGGACCCTCTACGCCTCGACGTTGAACTTTTACATCGCGCTGATGAACTAG
- a CDS encoding glutaredoxin domain-containing protein has product MTSTSQIRMFGAQWCGDCRRTKAQLDELGLAYEYIDLEHDPAAAKVAQEISGRTRIPVLLYPDGTHQVEPSNADVEAKVRELLLSD; this is encoded by the coding sequence ATGACTTCGACTTCACAGATCCGCATGTTCGGCGCACAGTGGTGCGGGGACTGCCGACGCACCAAGGCCCAGCTCGACGAGCTGGGGCTGGCCTATGAGTACATCGACCTCGAACACGATCCCGCCGCGGCGAAGGTGGCGCAGGAGATCTCCGGCCGCACCCGCATCCCGGTGCTTCTCTACCCGGACGGCACTCACCAGGTGGAGCCGTCCAACGCGGACGTCGAAGCCAAGGTCAGAGAGCTGCTGCTCTCGGACTGA
- a CDS encoding MalY/PatB family protein, translated as MIANPLEQLSLDQLRQRRSAKWRAHPQDVLPLWVAEMDVPLAEEISAALHHAISIGDTGYPAGSEFAQSLSGFANRRWNWSELDPARTATIPDVMSGAVQVLRLVTDPGDAVVVNSPVYAPFYAYITHDDRRVVEAPLGADNRIDLEVLEKVFRRAGARGGRVAYLLCNPHNPTGTVHSREELTAVAALARSCGVRVVVDEIHAPLVLAGAEFTPYLSVPGTEDAFSLMSASKGWNLAGLKAALAVAGPEAAADLARMPEEVGHGASYLGVIAHTAAFQHGDSWLDALLGGLENNRTRLGELISEHLPDVRWTPPQGTYLAWLDCRGLGLAAESTPAESTAGEPRTEEPRRQPAVVTELDGPARMFLDRARVALSSGHIFGSGGEGHVRLNFATNTAVLTEAITRMGHASRGADLRADR; from the coding sequence GTGATCGCCAACCCTCTGGAGCAGCTCTCCCTCGACCAGCTCCGGCAGCGGCGCAGCGCCAAATGGCGGGCGCACCCTCAGGACGTGCTGCCGCTGTGGGTCGCGGAGATGGACGTGCCGCTGGCCGAGGAGATCTCCGCCGCACTGCACCACGCGATCTCCATCGGCGACACCGGATATCCGGCTGGATCCGAGTTCGCCCAGTCGCTGAGCGGCTTCGCGAACCGTCGCTGGAACTGGTCCGAGCTCGATCCGGCGCGCACCGCCACGATCCCCGATGTCATGAGCGGAGCCGTCCAGGTGCTGCGCCTGGTGACCGATCCCGGTGACGCAGTGGTGGTGAACTCGCCGGTCTACGCCCCGTTCTACGCCTACATCACCCACGACGATCGCAGGGTCGTCGAAGCCCCGCTCGGTGCAGACAACCGGATCGATCTCGAGGTGCTCGAGAAGGTCTTTCGCCGTGCCGGTGCCCGAGGCGGCAGGGTCGCCTATCTGTTGTGCAATCCGCACAACCCCACCGGGACGGTGCACTCCCGCGAGGAGCTCACCGCAGTGGCCGCGCTGGCACGCAGCTGCGGAGTCCGTGTGGTGGTCGATGAGATCCATGCGCCCCTGGTCCTGGCCGGAGCTGAGTTCACCCCCTACCTGAGCGTGCCCGGGACGGAGGACGCGTTCTCTCTGATGTCAGCCTCCAAAGGATGGAACCTCGCCGGGTTGAAGGCCGCGCTCGCAGTGGCCGGGCCCGAGGCGGCAGCCGATCTTGCTCGCATGCCCGAGGAGGTGGGCCACGGCGCCTCCTACCTCGGAGTCATCGCCCACACGGCCGCGTTCCAGCACGGCGACAGCTGGCTCGATGCGCTGCTGGGCGGGCTGGAGAACAACCGGACCCGCCTGGGTGAACTCATCAGCGAGCATCTCCCCGACGTGCGCTGGACACCACCGCAGGGCACCTATCTGGCCTGGCTGGACTGCCGGGGTCTGGGTCTCGCCGCAGAGTCCACCCCAGCGGAGTCCACCGCAGGTGAGCCCAGAACCGAGGAGCCCAGACGACAGCCCGCCGTCGTCACGGAACTGGACGGCCCGGCGCGGATGTTCCTGGACCGTGCCAGGGTTGCGCTGAGCTCGGGACACATCTTCGGCTCCGGGGGTGAGGGACACGTGCGGCTGAACTTCGCCACGAACACGGCTGTCCTCACGGAGGCGATCACCCGGATGGGACACGCCAGCCGGGGCGCGGACCTGCGCGCGGACAGGTGA
- a CDS encoding TIGR01777 family oxidoreductase: MPIFEYETHLPFSREDVFDWYSRPGALVRLHPPFAGRVIEEPSNGLQDGSESVLGINLPSLFGTTLAGLVDMAGSASSLPMRGYTKWRSRHTDFQAGRGFSDEMVSGPAKSWRHDRSFQDDGTSMVLREKVTYELPLVDRLPASVQKRVAHQFEAELNRIFAYRARQSSDDLAFHQAHGRLASQQTLDPSHVPDAAPVKVVAVSGASGLIGRQVCALLGGAGIEVRRMVRGSAADQQAGEIAWDPSAGRLDPEALREADAVIHLAGHPLASRFTEEHKKKVLDSRVEGTALIAQTLASLESADQRGRVLISGSAIGYYGATPEDRPIRSAILTEDSPAGTDFLAEVCQKWEQAAAPAQKVGVRTAMIRTGIVQTPAGGALSQLLPLYTIGAGGPLGDKEWQSWISIDDIAGLIVHLVLNPHAQGPVNGVGPEPVTAKQYSKTLASVMRRPSAIPVPSFGPKFVLGEQGAKEIVGADQQVSGVKAQSLGYAFRHHTLQEALEHVLGS, encoded by the coding sequence ATGCCGATCTTTGAGTACGAGACCCACCTGCCCTTCTCCCGCGAAGACGTCTTTGACTGGTACTCCCGTCCGGGCGCGCTGGTGCGGCTGCACCCGCCCTTCGCCGGCCGAGTGATCGAGGAACCATCCAACGGTCTGCAGGACGGCTCGGAGTCCGTGCTGGGGATCAACCTGCCCAGCCTTTTCGGCACCACGCTGGCCGGGCTGGTGGACATGGCTGGCTCAGCGAGCTCGCTGCCGATGCGCGGCTACACCAAATGGCGCTCACGGCACACAGATTTCCAGGCGGGTCGGGGCTTCTCCGATGAGATGGTCTCCGGCCCGGCCAAGTCCTGGCGGCATGACCGCAGCTTCCAGGACGACGGCACCAGCATGGTGCTCCGCGAAAAGGTCACCTACGAGCTGCCGCTGGTGGACAGGCTCCCCGCCTCGGTGCAGAAGCGCGTGGCGCACCAGTTTGAGGCCGAGCTGAACCGCATCTTTGCGTACCGCGCGCGGCAGAGCAGCGATGACCTGGCCTTCCACCAGGCCCACGGACGGCTGGCCTCGCAGCAGACGCTCGACCCCAGCCACGTCCCGGACGCCGCCCCGGTGAAGGTCGTCGCCGTCAGCGGCGCCTCCGGACTGATCGGACGCCAGGTCTGCGCGCTGCTCGGTGGCGCCGGGATCGAGGTTCGGCGCATGGTCCGCGGCTCCGCCGCAGATCAGCAGGCCGGGGAGATCGCCTGGGACCCCAGTGCCGGCCGCCTGGACCCGGAGGCCCTGCGCGAGGCGGACGCGGTGATCCACCTGGCCGGACACCCGCTGGCCTCCCGGTTCACCGAGGAGCACAAGAAGAAGGTCTTGGACTCTCGGGTGGAGGGCACGGCACTGATCGCCCAGACTCTGGCCAGCCTGGAATCCGCGGATCAGCGTGGACGCGTGCTCATCAGCGGGTCAGCCATCGGGTACTACGGGGCGACGCCGGAGGATCGGCCGATTCGCAGCGCCATCCTGACCGAGGACTCACCAGCCGGCACCGATTTCCTCGCCGAGGTCTGCCAGAAGTGGGAACAGGCCGCCGCCCCGGCGCAGAAGGTCGGCGTGCGAACCGCCATGATCCGCACAGGGATCGTGCAGACCCCCGCAGGCGGGGCGCTGTCCCAGCTGCTGCCGCTCTACACGATCGGCGCAGGCGGCCCGCTGGGAGACAAGGAATGGCAGAGCTGGATCAGCATCGATGACATCGCAGGACTGATCGTCCACCTGGTGCTGAACCCCCACGCACAGGGCCCGGTCAACGGCGTGGGTCCGGAACCGGTCACCGCGAAGCAATACTCCAAAACCCTGGCCTCGGTGATGCGTCGCCCCTCGGCCATCCCCGTTCCGAGCTTCGGTCCGAAGTTCGTGCTCGGCGAGCAGGGTGCCAAGGAGATCGTCGGCGCGGATCAGCAGGTCAGCGGGGTGAAGGCGCAGTCACTGGGCTACGCGTTCCGCCACCACACGCTGCAGGAGGCCCTGGAACACGTGCTGGGGAGCTGA
- a CDS encoding HNH endonuclease → MPVRSSRRVRAARRRTRRVAASGSDLTKDQWFRILEAWASCAYCCAAGAPLQKDCVAPISRGGRYTIDNVVPACGSCNASKSNAEVTSWMRRRRLDERQFLRRWVDITRALQAADAASGDETGATNVLG, encoded by the coding sequence ATGCCCGTTCGCAGCAGTCGCCGAGTCCGCGCCGCGCGGCGGCGGACCAGACGCGTCGCCGCCTCGGGGAGCGACCTGACCAAGGACCAGTGGTTCCGCATCCTGGAGGCCTGGGCGAGCTGCGCCTATTGCTGCGCCGCAGGAGCCCCGCTCCAGAAGGACTGCGTAGCCCCCATCTCCCGCGGCGGCCGCTACACGATCGACAACGTCGTTCCTGCCTGTGGTTCCTGCAATGCGAGCAAGTCCAATGCTGAGGTCACGTCCTGGATGCGACGGCGGCGTCTCGACGAACGGCAGTTCCTGCGGCGCTGGGTTGACATCACGCGCGCCCTCCAGGCGGCAGATGCTGCTTCGGGTGATGAAACAGGCGCCACGAACGTCCTCGGCTGA